One genomic region from Cygnus atratus isolate AKBS03 ecotype Queensland, Australia chromosome 18, CAtr_DNAZoo_HiC_assembly, whole genome shotgun sequence encodes:
- the PGS1 gene encoding CDP-diacylglycerol--glycerol-3-phosphate 3-phosphatidyltransferase, mitochondrial isoform X2, with translation MMLRSGPSPFVYVFYPRFGFDGSTASMGRALLLVSSWLLLAPLLTPPVPVVTAPPCSLCPEGAHRFQWIRNLVPEFGISSSHVKVLSSPAEFYELLKVQIKTAKQRVVMASLYLGTGLLEQELVDCLEETLEKSLQAKESPDLRVSILLDYTRGSRGRKNSRTMLIPLLQRFPERVRVSLFHTPNLRGLLRLLIPERFNETIGLQHIKVYLFDDNVILSGANLSDLYFTNRQDRYVLLQDSPEIADFFTELVDAIGDVSLQLQQDDTVQMMEGMVHPYQGDKVAYCETANRRVMEVINSARTRQELLHAKTFHSSQQSNSALSQQGSQASGGLKPEPDTWIYPLIQMKPFGIQIDEMVTETLLTEAERDARIYLTTGYFNLTQAYMDLILGTRAEYRILLASPEVNGFFGAKGVAGAIPAAYVYIEHQFYSEVCYLHQEERVQLQEYSRAGWTFHAKGLWLYLAGSNLPCLTLIGSPNFGYRSVHRDLEAQVAIVTENKALQQQLHQEQEQLYLCSGVVSSSTFEQPNRYVKLWVKLVTPLIKNFF, from the exons ATGATGTTAAGATCTGGTCCGTCACcttttgtgtatgttttctaTCCTAGATTTGGTTTTGATGGATCTACTGCAAGTATGGGAAGGGCACTGCTTCTCGT ATCGTCATGGCTCCTCCTAGCCCCGCTGCTCACCCCTCCTGTCCCTGTGGTCACCGCCCCGCCGTGTTCCCTGTGTCCGGAAGGAGCACACAGGTTCCAGTGGATCCGGAACCTGGTGCCAGAGTTTGGGATCTCCAGCTCTCACGTCAAGGTGCTTTCGTCCCCGGCTGAATTCTATGAACTCTTGAAG GTGCAGATAAAAACAGCCAAGCAGCGAGTGGTGATGGCGTCACTATACCTGGGAACAGGACTCCTCGAACAGGAGCTG GTGGATTGCTTAGAAGAAACACTGGAGAAATCATTGCAAGCAAAAGAATCACCAGACCTCAGAGTTTCCATTCTTCTTGACTACACCAGGGGGTCTCGAG GCAGGAAGAACTCTCGAACAATGCTAATTCCGTTGCTGCAGCGATTCCCTGAACGAGTCCGTGTTTCCCTCTTCCATACCCCAAACCTGCGTGGACTTCTCAGGCTCCTGATTCCGGAGCGTTTTAATGAGACCATTGGACTGCAGCACATCAAGGTCTATCTCTTTGATGATAATGTGATCCTGAGCGG TGCAAACCTGAGTGATTTGTACTTCACCAATCGTCAGGACCGCTATGTTCTCCTGCAGGACTCTCCTGAGATTGCAGACTTCTTCACGGAGCTAGTGGATGCAATTGGAGATGTGTCTCTGCAATTACAGCAGGATGATACAGTCCAGATGATGGAGGGGATGGTACACCCCTACCAAG GAGACAAGGTGGCTTACTGTGAGACAGCAAATCGAAGAGTCATGGAAGTGATCAACTCTGCCAGGACACGACAAGAACTCCTTCACGCAAAGACTTtccacagcagccagcaaagCAACTCCGCGTTATCCCAGCAAGGCTCTCAAGCGTCTGGGGGTCTGAAACCAGAACCTGACACCTGGATTTATCCCTTAATCCAAATGAAACCTTTTGGGATTCAAATAGACGAGATGGTCACAGAGACGCTGCTGACAGAGGCTGAACGGGACGCCAGGATATACCTCACCACTGGCTACTTCAACCTGACGCAGGCTTACATGGACCTCATTCTGGGCACTAGGGCAGAGTATCGGATTCTTCTGGCCTCGCCAGAGGTGAATGGCTTTTTTGGTGCCAAAGGGGTGGCAGGCGCCATCCCTGCTGCCTATGTTTACATAGAACACCAGTTTTACAGTGAGGTCTGCTACCTTCACCAAGAGGAGAGGGTCCAGCTGCAGGAGTACTCTAGGGCTGGGTGGACTTTCCATGCCAAAG GCCTCTGGCTGTACCTGGCAGGAAGCAACCTTCCCTGCCTAACGCTGATTGGCTCTCCGAATTTTGGGTATCGATCGGTTCATCGTGATTTGGAAGCTCAGGTTGCGAtagtgacagaaaataaagctttgcagCAGCAACTCCATCAG GAGCAAGAGCAGCTTTACCTCTGCTCAGGCGTAGTCTCATCATCAACATTTGAGCAGCCAAATCGGTATGTGAAGCTGTGGGTGAAGCTAGTAACGCCTCTGATcaagaatttcttttga
- the PGS1 gene encoding CDP-diacylglycerol--glycerol-3-phosphate 3-phosphatidyltransferase, mitochondrial isoform X3, which produces MGRALLLVSSWLLLAPLLTPPVPVVTAPPCSLCPEGAHRFQWIRNLVPEFGISSSHVKVLSSPAEFYELLKVQIKTAKQRVVMASLYLGTGLLEQELVDCLEETLEKSLQAKESPDLRVSILLDYTRGSRGRKNSRTMLIPLLQRFPERVRVSLFHTPNLRGLLRLLIPERFNETIGLQHIKVYLFDDNVILSGANLSDLYFTNRQDRYVLLQDSPEIADFFTELVDAIGDVSLQLQQDDTVQMMEGMVHPYQGDKVAYCETANRRVMEVINSARTRQELLHAKTFHSSQQSNSALSQQGSQASGGLKPEPDTWIYPLIQMKPFGIQIDEMVTETLLTEAERDARIYLTTGYFNLTQAYMDLILGTRAEYRILLASPEVNGFFGAKGVAGAIPAAYVYIEHQFYSEVCYLHQEERVQLQEYSRAGWTFHAKGLWLYLAGSNLPCLTLIGSPNFGYRSVHRDLEAQVAIVTENKALQQQLHQEQEQLYLCSGVVSSSTFEQPNRYVKLWVKLVTPLIKNFF; this is translated from the exons ATGGGAAGGGCACTGCTTCTCGT ATCGTCATGGCTCCTCCTAGCCCCGCTGCTCACCCCTCCTGTCCCTGTGGTCACCGCCCCGCCGTGTTCCCTGTGTCCGGAAGGAGCACACAGGTTCCAGTGGATCCGGAACCTGGTGCCAGAGTTTGGGATCTCCAGCTCTCACGTCAAGGTGCTTTCGTCCCCGGCTGAATTCTATGAACTCTTGAAG GTGCAGATAAAAACAGCCAAGCAGCGAGTGGTGATGGCGTCACTATACCTGGGAACAGGACTCCTCGAACAGGAGCTG GTGGATTGCTTAGAAGAAACACTGGAGAAATCATTGCAAGCAAAAGAATCACCAGACCTCAGAGTTTCCATTCTTCTTGACTACACCAGGGGGTCTCGAG GCAGGAAGAACTCTCGAACAATGCTAATTCCGTTGCTGCAGCGATTCCCTGAACGAGTCCGTGTTTCCCTCTTCCATACCCCAAACCTGCGTGGACTTCTCAGGCTCCTGATTCCGGAGCGTTTTAATGAGACCATTGGACTGCAGCACATCAAGGTCTATCTCTTTGATGATAATGTGATCCTGAGCGG TGCAAACCTGAGTGATTTGTACTTCACCAATCGTCAGGACCGCTATGTTCTCCTGCAGGACTCTCCTGAGATTGCAGACTTCTTCACGGAGCTAGTGGATGCAATTGGAGATGTGTCTCTGCAATTACAGCAGGATGATACAGTCCAGATGATGGAGGGGATGGTACACCCCTACCAAG GAGACAAGGTGGCTTACTGTGAGACAGCAAATCGAAGAGTCATGGAAGTGATCAACTCTGCCAGGACACGACAAGAACTCCTTCACGCAAAGACTTtccacagcagccagcaaagCAACTCCGCGTTATCCCAGCAAGGCTCTCAAGCGTCTGGGGGTCTGAAACCAGAACCTGACACCTGGATTTATCCCTTAATCCAAATGAAACCTTTTGGGATTCAAATAGACGAGATGGTCACAGAGACGCTGCTGACAGAGGCTGAACGGGACGCCAGGATATACCTCACCACTGGCTACTTCAACCTGACGCAGGCTTACATGGACCTCATTCTGGGCACTAGGGCAGAGTATCGGATTCTTCTGGCCTCGCCAGAGGTGAATGGCTTTTTTGGTGCCAAAGGGGTGGCAGGCGCCATCCCTGCTGCCTATGTTTACATAGAACACCAGTTTTACAGTGAGGTCTGCTACCTTCACCAAGAGGAGAGGGTCCAGCTGCAGGAGTACTCTAGGGCTGGGTGGACTTTCCATGCCAAAG GCCTCTGGCTGTACCTGGCAGGAAGCAACCTTCCCTGCCTAACGCTGATTGGCTCTCCGAATTTTGGGTATCGATCGGTTCATCGTGATTTGGAAGCTCAGGTTGCGAtagtgacagaaaataaagctttgcagCAGCAACTCCATCAG GAGCAAGAGCAGCTTTACCTCTGCTCAGGCGTAGTCTCATCATCAACATTTGAGCAGCCAAATCGGTATGTGAAGCTGTGGGTGAAGCTAGTAACGCCTCTGATcaagaatttcttttga
- the PGS1 gene encoding CDP-diacylglycerol--glycerol-3-phosphate 3-phosphatidyltransferase, mitochondrial isoform X4: MLFPSKKRSSWLLLAPLLTPPVPVVTAPPCSLCPEGAHRFQWIRNLVPEFGISSSHVKVLSSPAEFYELLKVQIKTAKQRVVMASLYLGTGLLEQELVDCLEETLEKSLQAKESPDLRVSILLDYTRGSRGRKNSRTMLIPLLQRFPERVRVSLFHTPNLRGLLRLLIPERFNETIGLQHIKVYLFDDNVILSGANLSDLYFTNRQDRYVLLQDSPEIADFFTELVDAIGDVSLQLQQDDTVQMMEGMVHPYQGDKVAYCETANRRVMEVINSARTRQELLHAKTFHSSQQSNSALSQQGSQASGGLKPEPDTWIYPLIQMKPFGIQIDEMVTETLLTEAERDARIYLTTGYFNLTQAYMDLILGTRAEYRILLASPEVNGFFGAKGVAGAIPAAYVYIEHQFYSEVCYLHQEERVQLQEYSRAGWTFHAKGLWLYLAGSNLPCLTLIGSPNFGYRSVHRDLEAQVAIVTENKALQQQLHQEQEQLYLCSGVVSSSTFEQPNRYVKLWVKLVTPLIKNFF; the protein is encoded by the exons ATGCTCTTTCCTTCTAAGAAGAG ATCGTCATGGCTCCTCCTAGCCCCGCTGCTCACCCCTCCTGTCCCTGTGGTCACCGCCCCGCCGTGTTCCCTGTGTCCGGAAGGAGCACACAGGTTCCAGTGGATCCGGAACCTGGTGCCAGAGTTTGGGATCTCCAGCTCTCACGTCAAGGTGCTTTCGTCCCCGGCTGAATTCTATGAACTCTTGAAG GTGCAGATAAAAACAGCCAAGCAGCGAGTGGTGATGGCGTCACTATACCTGGGAACAGGACTCCTCGAACAGGAGCTG GTGGATTGCTTAGAAGAAACACTGGAGAAATCATTGCAAGCAAAAGAATCACCAGACCTCAGAGTTTCCATTCTTCTTGACTACACCAGGGGGTCTCGAG GCAGGAAGAACTCTCGAACAATGCTAATTCCGTTGCTGCAGCGATTCCCTGAACGAGTCCGTGTTTCCCTCTTCCATACCCCAAACCTGCGTGGACTTCTCAGGCTCCTGATTCCGGAGCGTTTTAATGAGACCATTGGACTGCAGCACATCAAGGTCTATCTCTTTGATGATAATGTGATCCTGAGCGG TGCAAACCTGAGTGATTTGTACTTCACCAATCGTCAGGACCGCTATGTTCTCCTGCAGGACTCTCCTGAGATTGCAGACTTCTTCACGGAGCTAGTGGATGCAATTGGAGATGTGTCTCTGCAATTACAGCAGGATGATACAGTCCAGATGATGGAGGGGATGGTACACCCCTACCAAG GAGACAAGGTGGCTTACTGTGAGACAGCAAATCGAAGAGTCATGGAAGTGATCAACTCTGCCAGGACACGACAAGAACTCCTTCACGCAAAGACTTtccacagcagccagcaaagCAACTCCGCGTTATCCCAGCAAGGCTCTCAAGCGTCTGGGGGTCTGAAACCAGAACCTGACACCTGGATTTATCCCTTAATCCAAATGAAACCTTTTGGGATTCAAATAGACGAGATGGTCACAGAGACGCTGCTGACAGAGGCTGAACGGGACGCCAGGATATACCTCACCACTGGCTACTTCAACCTGACGCAGGCTTACATGGACCTCATTCTGGGCACTAGGGCAGAGTATCGGATTCTTCTGGCCTCGCCAGAGGTGAATGGCTTTTTTGGTGCCAAAGGGGTGGCAGGCGCCATCCCTGCTGCCTATGTTTACATAGAACACCAGTTTTACAGTGAGGTCTGCTACCTTCACCAAGAGGAGAGGGTCCAGCTGCAGGAGTACTCTAGGGCTGGGTGGACTTTCCATGCCAAAG GCCTCTGGCTGTACCTGGCAGGAAGCAACCTTCCCTGCCTAACGCTGATTGGCTCTCCGAATTTTGGGTATCGATCGGTTCATCGTGATTTGGAAGCTCAGGTTGCGAtagtgacagaaaataaagctttgcagCAGCAACTCCATCAG GAGCAAGAGCAGCTTTACCTCTGCTCAGGCGTAGTCTCATCATCAACATTTGAGCAGCCAAATCGGTATGTGAAGCTGTGGGTGAAGCTAGTAACGCCTCTGATcaagaatttcttttga
- the PGS1 gene encoding CDP-diacylglycerol--glycerol-3-phosphate 3-phosphatidyltransferase, mitochondrial isoform X1 translates to MAAAAGGAALWRRLSAWLPRGRLGLAALLGRLSDRLSRGRDRRARRSSWLLLAPLLTPPVPVVTAPPCSLCPEGAHRFQWIRNLVPEFGISSSHVKVLSSPAEFYELLKVQIKTAKQRVVMASLYLGTGLLEQELVDCLEETLEKSLQAKESPDLRVSILLDYTRGSRGRKNSRTMLIPLLQRFPERVRVSLFHTPNLRGLLRLLIPERFNETIGLQHIKVYLFDDNVILSGANLSDLYFTNRQDRYVLLQDSPEIADFFTELVDAIGDVSLQLQQDDTVQMMEGMVHPYQGDKVAYCETANRRVMEVINSARTRQELLHAKTFHSSQQSNSALSQQGSQASGGLKPEPDTWIYPLIQMKPFGIQIDEMVTETLLTEAERDARIYLTTGYFNLTQAYMDLILGTRAEYRILLASPEVNGFFGAKGVAGAIPAAYVYIEHQFYSEVCYLHQEERVQLQEYSRAGWTFHAKGLWLYLAGSNLPCLTLIGSPNFGYRSVHRDLEAQVAIVTENKALQQQLHQEQEQLYLCSGVVSSSTFEQPNRYVKLWVKLVTPLIKNFF, encoded by the exons atggcggcggcggcggggggcgcggcGCTGTGGCGGCGGCTGTCGGCCTGGCTGCCGCGGGGCCGCCTGGGCCTGGCCGCGCTGCTCGGCCGCCTCTCCGACCGCCTGTCCCGCGGCCGCGACCGCCGCGCCCGCAG ATCGTCATGGCTCCTCCTAGCCCCGCTGCTCACCCCTCCTGTCCCTGTGGTCACCGCCCCGCCGTGTTCCCTGTGTCCGGAAGGAGCACACAGGTTCCAGTGGATCCGGAACCTGGTGCCAGAGTTTGGGATCTCCAGCTCTCACGTCAAGGTGCTTTCGTCCCCGGCTGAATTCTATGAACTCTTGAAG GTGCAGATAAAAACAGCCAAGCAGCGAGTGGTGATGGCGTCACTATACCTGGGAACAGGACTCCTCGAACAGGAGCTG GTGGATTGCTTAGAAGAAACACTGGAGAAATCATTGCAAGCAAAAGAATCACCAGACCTCAGAGTTTCCATTCTTCTTGACTACACCAGGGGGTCTCGAG GCAGGAAGAACTCTCGAACAATGCTAATTCCGTTGCTGCAGCGATTCCCTGAACGAGTCCGTGTTTCCCTCTTCCATACCCCAAACCTGCGTGGACTTCTCAGGCTCCTGATTCCGGAGCGTTTTAATGAGACCATTGGACTGCAGCACATCAAGGTCTATCTCTTTGATGATAATGTGATCCTGAGCGG TGCAAACCTGAGTGATTTGTACTTCACCAATCGTCAGGACCGCTATGTTCTCCTGCAGGACTCTCCTGAGATTGCAGACTTCTTCACGGAGCTAGTGGATGCAATTGGAGATGTGTCTCTGCAATTACAGCAGGATGATACAGTCCAGATGATGGAGGGGATGGTACACCCCTACCAAG GAGACAAGGTGGCTTACTGTGAGACAGCAAATCGAAGAGTCATGGAAGTGATCAACTCTGCCAGGACACGACAAGAACTCCTTCACGCAAAGACTTtccacagcagccagcaaagCAACTCCGCGTTATCCCAGCAAGGCTCTCAAGCGTCTGGGGGTCTGAAACCAGAACCTGACACCTGGATTTATCCCTTAATCCAAATGAAACCTTTTGGGATTCAAATAGACGAGATGGTCACAGAGACGCTGCTGACAGAGGCTGAACGGGACGCCAGGATATACCTCACCACTGGCTACTTCAACCTGACGCAGGCTTACATGGACCTCATTCTGGGCACTAGGGCAGAGTATCGGATTCTTCTGGCCTCGCCAGAGGTGAATGGCTTTTTTGGTGCCAAAGGGGTGGCAGGCGCCATCCCTGCTGCCTATGTTTACATAGAACACCAGTTTTACAGTGAGGTCTGCTACCTTCACCAAGAGGAGAGGGTCCAGCTGCAGGAGTACTCTAGGGCTGGGTGGACTTTCCATGCCAAAG GCCTCTGGCTGTACCTGGCAGGAAGCAACCTTCCCTGCCTAACGCTGATTGGCTCTCCGAATTTTGGGTATCGATCGGTTCATCGTGATTTGGAAGCTCAGGTTGCGAtagtgacagaaaataaagctttgcagCAGCAACTCCATCAG GAGCAAGAGCAGCTTTACCTCTGCTCAGGCGTAGTCTCATCATCAACATTTGAGCAGCCAAATCGGTATGTGAAGCTGTGGGTGAAGCTAGTAACGCCTCTGATcaagaatttcttttga
- the SOCS3 gene encoding suppressor of cytokine signaling 3, with translation MVTHSKFPTAGMSRPLDTSLRLKTFSSKSEYQLVVNTVRKLQESGFYWSTVTGGEANLLLSAEPAGTFLIRDSSDQRHFFTLSVKTESGTKNLRIQCEGGSFSLQSDPRSSQPVPRFDCVLKLVHHYMPPAPCAVPEQPGGGLHPKRTYYIYSGGEKIPLVLSRPLSSSVSTLQHLCRKTVNGHLDSYEKMTQLPAPIKEFLDQYDAPL, from the coding sequence ATGGTCACCCACAGCAAGTTCCCCACCGCCGGGATGAGCCGCCCCCTCGACACCAGCCTGCGCCTCAAGACGTTCAGCTCCAAGAGCGAGTACCAGCTCGTGGTGAACACCGTGCGCAAGCTGCAGGAGAGCGGCTTCTACTGGAGCACGGTGACGGGCGGCGAGGCCAACCTGCTGCTGAGCGCCGAGCCGGCCGGCACCTTCCTCATCAGGGACAGCTCGGACCAGCGGCACTTCTTCACCCTCAGCGTCAAGACGGAGTCGGGCACCAAGAACCTGCGCATCCAGTGCGAGGGCGGCAGCTTCTCCCTGCAGAGCGACCCCCGCAGCAGCCAGCCCGTGCCCCGCTTCGACTGCGTGCTCAAGCTGGTCCATCACTACATGCCGCCCGCTCCCTGCGCCGTCCCCgagcagccgggggggggcctGCACCCCAAGCGCACCTACTACATCTACTCGGGCGGCGAGAAGATCCCGCTGGTGCTCAGCCGCCCGCTCTCCTCCAGCGTCTCCActctgcagcacctctgccGCAAGACCGTCAACGGGCACCTGGACTCCTACGAGAAGATGACTCAGCTGCCAGCTCCCATCAAGGAGTTCCTGGACCAGTACGATGCCCCCCTCTAA